A window of the Zeugodacus cucurbitae isolate PBARC_wt_2022May chromosome 2, idZeuCucr1.2, whole genome shotgun sequence genome harbors these coding sequences:
- the LOC128919950 gene encoding uncharacterized protein LOC128919950 isoform X2 codes for MAAEAYVGDTEKPNTTTRNGKLLQQLRTLLKQLCHIHPVAEHSHAEQARIANLRNFIDFFHFYDFIITSIRQQLAALATKPNPSKVNVSTTKRNRNSNGNASVAGVGSDDIDTTAGVNNAQIPKYDFIVLDVVHENATANNNNHNNSNKSSVATNAAMLVFNSGVKTDTSNSTADAVSTASIDSIKWRPLLILEQHEINSNTYFTHSIQPGYDEWLLVSTAQLWQCGAICWTIVAICIGLLLIIVAASVAAGIAMRSMRA; via the coding sequence ATGGCTGCGGAGGCATACGTGGGTGATACTGAGAAACCGAATACTACTACACGTAACGGCAAATTGTTGCAACAGCTGCGCACATTGCTGAAACAACTGTGTCACATACATCCGGTTGCCGAACATAGCCACGCCGAGCAAGCGCGCATTGCCAATTTGCGAAATTTCATagacttttttcacttttacgaTTTTATAATAACCAGCATACGGCAACAGCTAGCGGCGCTGGCCACAAAACCAAATCCGAGCAAAGTAAATGTGTCGACCACAAAACGCAATAGAAATAGCAACGGAAATGCCAGTGTTGCTGGCGTTGGCAGTGATGACATTGACACCACAGCTGGCGTTAACAACGCGCAAATACCCAAGTATGATTTCATAGTATTGGATGTGGTGCATGAAAATGCTACTGCCAACAATAATAAccacaataatagcaacaagagCAGCGTTGCCACAAATGCGGCTATGCTTGTCTTCAATAGTGGTGTCAAAACTGACACGAGCAATTCAACGGCGGATGCAGTGTCAACAGCATCAATTGACTCAATCAAATGGCGTCCACTGTTGATTCTAGAACAGCATGAAATCAATTCCAACACCTACTTTACACATTCCATACAGCCGGGCTATGACGAATGGCTGCTGGTCAGCACAGCGCAGCTTTGGCAATGCGGCGCTATCTGCTGGACAATTGTGGCCATTTGCATTGGATTGCTTTTGATTATTGTGGCTGCAAGCGTGGCTGCCGGCATAGCAATGAG